A genomic region of Cryptococcus gattii WM276 chromosome F, complete sequence contains the following coding sequences:
- a CDS encoding 20S proteasome beta-type subunit, putative; Pre7p (Similar to TIGR gene model, XP_571254.1) produces the protein MALYAPPPPSYQDHAAGPVQHHGFNPYSDNGGSILAIAGKDFSIIAGDTRQSEGYSIQTRYARKVWQLTDKVVLATNGFAADGNNFVKRVKQRLEWYEHAHNKPMSLKSIARMIQTMLYGKRFFPYYVYNILGGIEEDGSGAVYSFDPVGSYEREACRAAGAAQSLIQPFLDNQVYFKNQQPEPGAAPFVPGNLPLSTVLSLVVDSFTSATERHIEVGDGMEIYVVMAKERSTDDLLGEGNLLPGMEVEELHPLGEGGGERSFLVKMPLKRD, from the exons ATGGCCCTCTAcgctcctcctccaccatcTTACCAAGACCATGCAGCCGGTCCCGTCCAACA CCATGGATTTAACCCTTACAGTGACAACGGTGGTTCCATCCTTGCTATTGCCGGCAAAGACTTTAGCATCATAGCAGGAGACACTAGACAGTCAGAAGGATACAGTATCCAAACCCGATATGCTCGTAAAGTTTGGCAATT AACGGACAAAGTGGTCTTGGCTACTAACGGTTTTGCGGCGGACGGAAACAATTTTGTTAAGAGAGTAAAGCAAAGATTAGAA TGGTATGAGCACGCCCATAACAAGCCTATGAGCCTCAAATCTATCGCTAGGATGATCCAGACCATGCTCTACGGAAAGCGATTCTTCCCTTACTATGTATACAACATTTTGGGTGGTATCGAAGAAGACG GATCCGGAGCTGTCTACTCATTCGACCCTGTTGGTTCTTACGAACGAGAAGCTTGCCGCGCTGCCGGTGCCGCTCAATCACTCATCCAGCCCTTCCTTGACAACCAAGTTTATTTCAAGAACCAACAACCCGAACCAGGAGCTGCTCCCTTCGTCCCCGGTAATCTTCCCCTCTCCACTGTCCTTTCCCTTGTCGTCGACTCCTTCACTTCCGCAACTGAAAGACATATCGAAGTTGGTGATGGCATGGAGATTTATGTTGTTATGGCCAAAGAAAGGTCGACAGACGATTTGCTTGGGGAAGGTAACTTACTGCCCGGCATGGAGGTCGAGGAGTTGCACCCTCTTGGAGAAGGTGGTGGTGAGAGATCATTTTTAGTGAAGATGCCCTTGAAGAGGGATTAG
- a CDS encoding Plasma membrane fusion-related protein, putative (Hypothetical Protein) produces the protein MPYPHPPPKFVSSDEIIPLSPSVRTPFAQYVASPLPATPHTAYSPPSSSQQSAISPLRPYLTLLPRVMLTFFSPYLLPMILTISHLIQNRSSTASLATSLKSSVLSACSGLAKGASSIKTLPRYLAMQTNQEAIRATQASILAIGTMLMDAIAIIEAVVNFIVDTYRSMLLCTIELAVRGTLEILISAVQTISHSITDTLNSVRSNIQDDVNDANNIIQAAVSAINKVTTLVSLNISVPEFSIPALSFLENALISEINSTRLEMAASFNSSILPVPSLSSLSAYGADDLSKELCSDLDTSLIDDAAKALHRLSSIAIGLMFLLLFLVWATLAIWEWRKWKLMKDTIDSIEQEWHRDGKSDAWRMVAIVEHPMLERYSGTFLGKIAKTPRMRTNIRWFLSYLAHPTCLALLFISLLGFLSIQFQLIALSALKAHAQSNANATVTTSTNSLVTKLNAMALNSSQEYADSYNKAIAEYQDRINNELFGSWVNTTSVTLNSTLVEFYDEVEKGEAHSWIFPEEDNTNESSALNASFGSTILYNPINTFIYCILGSKITNLEKGLTWISEHAFIDLPTFPSDILLLSNASMNEIATPIAAAAVGSGDDNDDDGIVGTLISHFESALNVERTFYGILLGVWLALFLIGLAVVVWHSGGRGKFRALRRVPSFSSPPGYSPPEPKQPRWKAWLTNNHPIYDSYAEKQFSGTTPTNPPENYAHVEVFNANKGNGGDEKSFFKMRDPHAARLSGSHASSAVRSTTPSLAGPVQSLFKATGRKLTGTLTLYDNEVPLVPTHTSEKYPRDLANSPFPRPSSEPSESMAAQLFWVDKFYGVFEGVKSLFPTRGQRHGAALAREAGQRTEGSFGVSQLATSQSQSPGHDWIGGHQNLPEKRARAEWSIVDPEMMGRTLGKDQGRYPEVLPLSEMAAESYDPQPVYPRPMSRAPTVGGGETDEGRSLWRSMITNQGFERRRRGMITGTELYEKALLLHIVVAHR, from the exons ATGCCCTACCCACATCCTCCTCCCAAATTTGTCAGCTCTGACGAGATTATTCCCCTATCTCCATCTGTCAGAACGCCCTTTGCCCAATATGTTGCGTCTCCTCTTCCAGCGACTCCTCATACCGCTTACTCTccaccatcatcctctCAACAGTCAGCGATCTCACCTCTTCGACCATATCTCACATTATTACCGCGAGTTATGCTtaccttcttctccccaTACCTTTTACCCATGATTCTCACCATCTCTCATCTTATACAGAATCGTTCTTCTACAGCTTCCCTCGCCACTTCTCTCAAGTCTTCGGTTCTCTCTGCATGCTCAGGTCTTGCTAAGGGTGCATCATCTATCAAAACCCTGCCGAGATATTTGGCCATGCAGACAAACCAGGAAGCCATAAGGGCGACACAAGCCAGTATTTTAGCCATTGGGACCATGTTGATGGATGCAATCGCCATTATTGAGGCTGTTGTTAACTTTATAGTAGACACATATAGGAGCATGTTGTTGTGCACCATTGAGCTCGCTGTACGAGGGACTTTGGAAATTTTGATATCTGCTGTGCAAACT ATTTCTCACTCGATCACGGATACTTTGAATTCAGTTCGTAGTAATATACAAGATGATGTCAATGACGCCAACAATATTATCCAGGCTGCTGTAAGCGCTATCAAT AAAGTGACAACACTTGTTAGTTTAAACATCTCTGTACCCGAGTTCTCTATCCCTGCATTGTCATTCCTGGAGAAT GCTCTTATCAGCGAGATCAATTCGACTCGTCTCGAAATGGCGGCTAGTTTCAACTCATCCATTCTTCCTGTTCCTTCGCTGTCTTCCCTTTCAGCCTACGGTGCCGACGATCTTTCCAAGGAGCTCTGCTCTGATCTCGACACTTCTTTGATTGACGATGCTGCCAAGGCATTACACAGGCTTTCCAGTATTGCAATCGGTTTGATGTTTCTTTTGCTTTTCCTTGTTTGGGCTACTCTGGCAATATGGGAATGGCGTAAGTGGAAGCTCATGAAGGACACAATCGACAGCATTGAGCAAGAGTGGCATAGGGATGGAAAGAGTGATGCGTGGAGAATGGTGGCTATTGTTGAGCACCCAATGTTGGAAAGATATTCCGGTACTTTCTTGGGGAAGATAGCCAAAACGCCACGCATGAGGACAAATATACGATGGTTCT TATCCTATCTCGCTCATCCGACTTGTCTTGCACTCCTGTTCATATCACTGCTCGGTTTTCTCTCCATACAATTCCAGCTAATCGCTCTCAGTGCTCTCAAGGCACATGCACAGTCTAATGCCAATGCCACTGTTACCACTTCCACGAACTCACTTGTTACGAAGTTGAACGCCATGGCCTTGAACAGTAGCCAAGAATATGCCGATTCATATAACAAAGCTATTGCAGAGTATCAAGATAGGATTAACAATGAGCTCTTTGGAAGCTGGGTGAACACTACATCAGTCACTCTTAACTCCACCCTTGTAGAATTTTATGACGAAGTTGAGAAGGGTGAAGCACATTCCTGGATTTTCCCTGAGGAAGATAATACTAACGAATCATCAGCACTCAATGCTTCATTCGGGAGCACAATTCTCTACAACCCGATCAACACTTTCATCTACTGTATTCTCGGCTCCAAAATCACCAACCTCGAAAAGGGTCTCACTTGGATATCTGAGCACGCCTTTATTGACCTCCCTACGTTTCCATCCgacatccttcttctctccaatGCCTCAATGAACGAAATCGCGACTCCTattgctgctgctgccgtCGGTTCTGGAGATGATAATGACGATGATGGTATAGTTGGAACGCTGATCTCTCATTTTGAGAGTGCGCTCAATGTGGAAAGAACTTTCTACGGTATCTTGCTGGGTGTCTGGCTGGCACTGTTCCTGATAGGCCTAGCGGTGGTGGTTTGGCACAGTGGTGGACGCGGAAAGTTTAGGGCTTTGCGACGTGTACCGTCCTTTTCCAGTCCACCTGGCTACAGTCCTCCTGAGCCCAAACAGCCAAGATGGAAAGCATGGTTAACCAACAACCATCCCATCTACGACTCCTACGCAGAGAAGCAATTCAGCGGCACAACACCAACCAATCCTCCAGAAAATTACGCCCACGTTGAAGTTTTTAATGCGAACAAGGGAAACGGCGGCGATGAGAAGAGCTTCTTCAAAATGCGAGATCCACATGCCGCTCGATTATCTGGATCTCATGCTTCTTCTGCTGTTCGTTCCACTACTCCCTCTTTAGCTGGGCCTGTGCAGAGCTTGTTCAAAGCCACAGGACGCAAGCTCACTGGTACCTTGACACTATATGATAATGAAGTACCCCTAGTACCAACACATACTTCTGAAAAGTATCCTCGAGATCTTGCCAACTCACCATTCCCTCGACCTTCCTCAGAGCCATCTGAGTCAATGGCAGCTCAATTATTTTGGGTGGACAAGTTTTATGGTGTCTTCGAAGGTGTAAAGTCCCTGTTTCCGACAAGAGGTCAGCGTCATGGAGCAGCATTGGCGAGGGAAGCTGGTCAAAGAACAGAAGGAAGTTTCGGGGTGAGTCAATTGGCCACTTCCCAGAGCCAGAGCCCAGGGCACGACTGGATTGGCGGACATCAAAATCTTCCTGAGAAAAGGGCAAGAGCAGAATGGTCAATAGTTGATCCAGAAATGATGGGTCGCACTTTGGGCAAGGATCAAGGGAGATACCCCGAAGTTCTCCCACTTAGCGAAATGGCAGCTGAAAGTTACGATCCCCAGCCTGTCTACCCACGACCAATGTCTCGAGCTCCGACGGTCGGAGGAG GAGAAACGGATGAGGGAAGATCCCTTTGGCGATCGATGATTACGAATCAGGGCTTTGAGCGTCGAAGACGAGGCATGATAACAGGCACGGAACTGTATGAGAAGGCCTTGTTGTTGCACATTGTTGTTGCACATCGGTAA
- a CDS encoding uncharacterized protein (Similar to TIGR gene model, INSD accession AAW44264.1) codes for MFFKRKTASLTAVDYTDLSKSQQYFAFSLVSSLFFLWGLSYGLLDVLNKHFLTIFGLTKTQSTLLQFAYFISYLIVAPPMGIFMRKYGYKKGIHIGLGLFSIGAVLFWPSAKFEKYGMFIAFTFVAASGLATLETAANSYITVLGPPSQSAMRLTFAQAFNGIATVIGPIIASHTFFNGANQYSLDTVQYVYLALACFALLLNILVGFATLPEVKQVITAEQEDKISGQSFWKQYHTLFGALSQFFYTGAQVAVASFTIFYITEQPGISPPFSSATASNLFSGCQAVFTLGRFLGVIYLRWIDPSFALFVNGVGLCLFSILTATIPGYGGIACLFLIFFFESVCYPVIFSVATADLGTYAKIGSGVVALGVSGGAAYPSIQGAVADHVSTWRSFFIPLTGFVPLMVYGFTMWIINSRKYSGKLTIWNKKTAPNVEAIQEAQVEVAAEKLETASIDSDRKAAQDFKEYA; via the exons ATGTTCTTCAAGAGGAAAACAGCCAGCCTCACAGCTGTCGACTATACCGACCTTTCAAAGTCACAACAGTACTTTGCGTTTTCCCTGGTCTCCTCCCTG TTCTTCCTTTGGGGTCTTTCTTACGGTCTGTTAGATGTCCTCAATAAGCACTTCCTCACAATCT TTGGTCTTACCAAGACCCAATCAACTTTATTGCAATTTGCCTATTTCATTTCATATCTGATTGTAGCCCCTCCTATGGGTATCTTCATGCGCAAATATGGTTACAAGAAG GGTATCCACATTGGTCTCGGCCTCTTTTCCATTGGAGCGGTGCTCTTTTGGCCCTCGGCAAAATTTGAAAAGTACGGCATGTTCATTGCCTTCACTTTTGTTGCTGCTAGCGGTCTTGCAACCCTCGAAACGGCTGCCAACTCATATATTACCGTGCTCGGccctccttctcaatctGCCATGAGGTTGACCTTTGCCCAAGCCTTCAATGGTATCGCCACTGTGATTGGCCCCATTATTGCCTCCCATACCTTCTTTAACGGAGCCAACCAATACAGCTTGGACACTGTGCAATACGTGTACCTCGCTCTGGCTTGTTTTGCTTTGTTGCTCAACATCTTGGTGGGATTTGCGACGCTCCCCGAAGTTAAGCAGGTAATCACCGCTGAACAGGAAGACAAGATCTCTGGTCAGAGCTTTTGGAAGCAATACCACACTCTCTTTGGAGCCC TTTCTCAATTTTTCTACACCGGTGCCCAGGTTGCTGTGGCCTCCTTCACCATATTCTACATCACCGAGCAGCCCGGAATCTCTCCTCCCTTCTCTTCCGCAACTGCTTCAAATCTTTTCTCGGGATGCCAAGCCGTCTTCACCCTTGGTCGATTCCTCGGTGTCATTTACTTGCGATGGATTGACCCCTCATTTGCCTTGTTTGTCAACGGTGTCGGCCTTTGCTTGTTCAGTATTTTGACAGCTACAATTCCTGGCTACGGCGGTATTGCATGCTTGTTCctgatcttcttcttcgagTC CGTCTGCTACCCCGTCATCTTCAGTGTCGCCACCGCCGACCTCGGAACTTACGCCAAGATTGGTTCTGGTGTCGTTGCTTTGGGTGTCTCTGGTGGTGCCGCCTACCCATCTATCCAAGGTGCCGTTGCAGACCATGTCAGCACATGGCGATCGTTCTTCATCCCTCTTACTGGTTTTGTTCCTTTGATGGTTTATGGCTTCACCATGTGGATCATCAACAGCAGGAAGTACAGCGGAAAGTTGACCATTTGGAACAAGAAA ACTGCTCCCAATGTTGAAGCTATCCAGGAAGCTCAAGTCGAAGTTGCGGCTGAGAAGTTGGAGACAGCTTCTATTGACAGCGACCGGAAAGCCGCTCAAGATTTCAAAGAATATGCCTAA